One Desulfonatronovibrio hydrogenovorans DSM 9292 DNA segment encodes these proteins:
- the thyX gene encoding FAD-dependent thymidylate synthase: MPESKLQVKLLTGTPNPVSLIYAAFRQCYSPGFAGDLWPRLVNGDVSRDEQAGFIAKVLESGHDSPIEHVSYSFAVQGVSRALTHQLVRHRIASYSQQSQRYVDESGFEYVLPPAIARIPEARKRYEDFMSMTGQAYRDLKAILQEHGRGKKANEDARFVLPQAAESKIVITMNCRSLIHFFELRCCERAQWEIRKMAWKMLKLLSTELPVIFQLAGPRCRRLGYCPEGEKFTCGKMPLQP; encoded by the coding sequence ATGCCTGAATCAAAACTCCAGGTCAAACTTCTCACCGGTACTCCCAACCCTGTTTCCCTGATCTATGCTGCATTCAGGCAGTGCTACAGTCCCGGCTTTGCAGGCGATCTGTGGCCCAGGCTGGTCAATGGGGATGTTTCCAGGGATGAGCAGGCCGGGTTCATTGCCAAGGTCCTTGAATCCGGCCATGACAGTCCCATAGAGCATGTCAGTTACAGCTTTGCGGTTCAGGGTGTTTCCAGGGCCCTGACCCACCAGCTGGTCAGGCACAGGATTGCGTCTTATTCCCAGCAGAGTCAGCGCTATGTTGATGAGAGTGGCTTTGAATATGTTCTTCCGCCGGCCATTGCCAGAATTCCCGAGGCCAGGAAAAGGTATGAGGATTTCATGAGCATGACCGGCCAGGCTTACAGGGATCTCAAGGCCATACTCCAGGAACATGGACGGGGAAAAAAAGCCAATGAAGACGCCAGATTTGTACTTCCCCAGGCAGCAGAATCCAAGATTGTCATAACCATGAACTGCCGCAGCCTGATTCATTTTTTTGAACTCCGGTGCTGTGAACGGGCTCAGTGGGAGATAAGGAAAATGGCCTGGAAGATGCTGAAGCTTTTAAGTACAGAGCTGCCGGTTATTTTTCAGCTGGCCGGTCCCAGATGCCGGCGCCTGGGATACTGCCCGGAGGGAGAGAAGTTCACCTGCGGGAAAATGCCCCTACAGCCCTAG